The following are encoded together in the Acidobacteriota bacterium genome:
- a CDS encoding type II toxin-antitoxin system VapC family toxin has translation MIVVDTNVMVRLLMGGADGTDAAVLFERETEWAAPSILMSELHNVLIGFVRRGALTSEQAKAMSDDAAVVLGGRIASLSGHQVIDVALECGLSAYDAQFVTLARVLGVPLATLDNEVLRGAADVAVSLRTLARSTRG, from the coding sequence ATGATCGTAGTCGACACGAATGTGATGGTTCGTCTGTTAATGGGCGGAGCAGACGGTACCGACGCGGCCGTGTTGTTCGAGCGGGAGACCGAGTGGGCGGCCCCCAGCATCCTCATGAGTGAGTTGCACAACGTCCTGATCGGCTTCGTGCGGCGGGGCGCGCTAACCTCGGAGCAAGCCAAAGCGATGAGCGATGATGCTGCTGTCGTTCTGGGAGGCCGCATCGCCAGCCTGTCCGGACACCAGGTGATCGATGTCGCGCTGGAGTGCGGTCTAAGTGCCTACGATGCCCAGTTCGTCACGCTCGCTCGGGTTCTGGGCGTTCCCTTGGCTACTCTGGACAATGAGGTCCTGCGAGGCGCCGCAGATGTGGCGGTGTCGTTGCGGACGCTTGCGAGATCGACGAGGGGATGA
- a CDS encoding Arc family DNA-binding protein yields MPDIALRGIPDFLHRELKSSANRNHRSLNGEILARLMASVSPEPIDPQALLERIRQRNKTLGPVDLSEDRLREMRNMGRP; encoded by the coding sequence TTGCCAGACATAGCGCTTCGCGGAATCCCCGATTTCCTGCACCGGGAACTCAAGTCATCCGCGAACCGGAACCACCGCAGCCTGAACGGGGAGATCCTGGCGAGGTTAATGGCGTCAGTCAGCCCCGAGCCGATAGACCCGCAAGCCCTCCTGGAACGCATCCGGCAGCGAAACAAGACACTTGGACCGGTCGATCTCAGCGAGGATAGGCTACGTGAGATGCGGAACATGGGACGACCATGA